Proteins encoded in a region of the Bacillota bacterium genome:
- a CDS encoding FAD-dependent oxidoreductase has translation MPQRTITTDVAVFGSGPAGIGAALAAARNGAKTLLVEKMGFLGGQMTAGLVTGLHGYRIHKGSTGKGSGAYLAVNYDTEQVLGGIPKEIVDRLVERGGAYCEKKEPSMRVEFDPEVMTSLLFDLMEEAGVTLLLNAFAFGCTVDQGYVKAVRVASKSGEELIEAKQYVDATADGDIAAWSGAPFEMGRSEDGRTMPISLYMLLAHVDLKKTIDYLKEHPSELHTGTPEGWESLYLKGAPIDLGGFRELIFKAYQNGDYPLPLGATRGYPNPIFFITTSTLPRGYTKLLIDMAYGVDITDSLELSKAEAYVRRVQIPGIMNFVRKYMPGFENSLLLQTAPLIGTRESRRIKGDYMLTEEDVLNNRRFPTVVARCGRAMNVHSPVGGGKEEERGGQKWIEPKDPKGFDIPFECLVPQKVNNLLVSGRCISVTHMALGSVRGEPVCMATGEAAGTAAALCATKGINSRELPIDTLQSVLRRNGVKLD, from the coding sequence ATGCCTCAAAGGACGATTACGACTGATGTAGCAGTATTCGGCTCAGGTCCAGCTGGTATTGGCGCGGCGTTGGCGGCTGCCCGTAATGGGGCGAAAACACTCCTGGTGGAGAAGATGGGCTTTCTCGGTGGGCAGATGACTGCGGGATTGGTCACAGGCCTACATGGCTATCGTATTCACAAGGGAAGTACGGGGAAAGGGAGCGGGGCCTACCTAGCGGTGAATTATGATACAGAGCAGGTCCTTGGGGGAATCCCAAAGGAAATAGTGGATCGTCTTGTGGAGCGAGGCGGAGCCTACTGCGAGAAAAAGGAACCGAGCATGCGTGTGGAGTTTGACCCCGAGGTGATGACGTCTCTATTGTTCGACTTAATGGAAGAGGCTGGTGTCACCCTCTTGCTCAATGCTTTTGCGTTTGGCTGTACAGTTGACCAGGGATACGTGAAAGCCGTACGTGTGGCGAGTAAGAGTGGTGAGGAGCTAATCGAGGCGAAGCAGTATGTAGATGCGACCGCTGATGGTGATATTGCAGCATGGTCCGGAGCTCCTTTTGAGATGGGACGGTCTGAAGACGGTAGGACGATGCCGATTTCTTTATACATGTTATTGGCCCACGTAGACTTGAAAAAGACTATTGACTATCTAAAAGAGCACCCAAGTGAACTACATACAGGAACTCCGGAAGGTTGGGAAAGCCTCTACCTTAAAGGTGCACCTATAGATCTAGGCGGATTTAGGGAGCTCATTTTCAAGGCATACCAAAATGGTGACTATCCACTACCACTTGGGGCTACACGTGGCTATCCAAACCCTATATTCTTCATCACGACTAGTACTCTTCCCCGTGGTTATACCAAACTCCTCATTGATATGGCCTACGGGGTAGACATTACTGATTCGTTAGAGTTATCCAAAGCAGAGGCGTATGTCAGGAGAGTGCAAATCCCAGGTATTATGAACTTTGTCAGGAAGTACATGCCTGGATTTGAAAATAGTCTTCTCCTACAGACCGCCCCGTTAATAGGAACGCGGGAATCACGACGAATAAAGGGCGATTATATGCTGACGGAAGAAGATGTTCTTAACAACCGGCGGTTCCCGACCGTGGTAGCACGTTGTGGACGCGCTATGAATGTGCATAGCCCAGTGGGAGGGGGCAAGGAAGAGGAGCGAGGAGGACAAAAATGGATAGAGCCTAAAGATCCCAAAGGCTTTGATATTCCATTTGAATGTCTCGTCCCTCAAAAGGTCAATAACTTACTTGTATCTGGTAGATGTATTTCTGTGACTCATATGGCTCTTGGCTCTGTGCGTGGGGAGCCTGTTTGCATGGCT
- a CDS encoding carbohydrate ABC transporter permease: protein MTSKQRISRSVVIYAILCIASVLSIAPILWTVLTSFKPPIKAFTIPPAFIFRPTLESYKMLFFQGHIALGVDIFHNGRNSIIIALCSTAITIIVAVLGSYALSRFRFKGKRLIAFIIIAVRMLPPIGTIVPMFLLMNKLRLLDTQLSLILAYTALNIPFTTWMLRGFIDELPFELEEAAMIDGCSRVQSLIRVIFPLLGPGLVATSFFSFLLSWNDFALALTLTNRQAITLPMLVMSFITEEGVNWGPMSAAITLIIIPPILFVALCNRWIAKGLTMGAVKG from the coding sequence ATGACTTCGAAGCAGAGAATATCTCGGAGCGTTGTGATTTATGCCATCTTATGCATAGCCTCCGTGCTGAGTATTGCTCCTATTCTTTGGACGGTCTTGACGTCATTTAAGCCTCCAATAAAGGCATTTACCATTCCTCCAGCCTTTATCTTCCGTCCGACGCTCGAGTCCTATAAGATGTTGTTCTTCCAAGGGCACATAGCATTAGGGGTTGATATCTTTCATAATGGGCGCAATAGCATTATCATAGCCCTTTGCTCGACAGCCATAACCATTATAGTGGCAGTCCTAGGTTCGTACGCTCTCTCTCGATTTCGTTTCAAAGGGAAGAGACTAATTGCCTTCATTATAATAGCTGTCCGTATGTTGCCACCTATTGGGACGATCGTACCAATGTTCCTACTCATGAATAAACTTCGGCTACTAGATACCCAGCTCAGTCTTATTTTAGCCTATACGGCTCTTAACATTCCTTTTACTACATGGATGCTGCGTGGATTTATCGATGAGCTCCCATTTGAGCTGGAGGAGGCAGCCATGATTGATGGGTGCTCACGCGTACAATCGCTTATCCGAGTCATATTTCCTCTTTTAGGCCCTGGCCTGGTAGCGACGAGCTTCTTCTCCTTCCTCCTTTCTTGGAATGATTTTGCCTTAGCGTTAACATTGACAAACCGGCAAGCCATCACCCTCCCCATGCTGGTAATGTCATTTATTACTGAGGAAGGGGTAAACTGGGGGCCAATGTCTGCAGCCATAACCCTTATCATAATTCCACCAATATTGTTCGTTGCATTATGTAATAGGTGGATAGCTAAGGGGTTGACGATGGGTGCAGTCAAGGGATAA
- a CDS encoding sugar ABC transporter permease — protein MSISARYMPTSRKQYLKMAIPYLWLAPTFIVLSGILAYPWLWSLILSFYRWSPLLMTHPIWRGFGNFIDVLKDPAFVNAVRNSLILVGVSVPAQFAVGFFLAYLLSQEIKGRSIFLAMLTLPMMITPSIIGLMWKMLLSSEWGLVNYFLEILGLGKVGWLSDPSVTMWTIIMVHIWESTPFVILTMFAGLQSLPKEPYEAAVVDGANTWQSLIHITIPYLRPLIIVVFLFRMMFALRTFDIVYSLFRSGGPANAGMVLGVYLYESFRITWEIGRSSAISYILLFFTIILTISFTTRMYRGLEE, from the coding sequence ATGTCTATATCGGCAAGATATATGCCGACCTCGAGAAAACAGTATTTGAAGATGGCCATCCCCTATCTATGGTTAGCACCAACATTTATAGTCCTAAGTGGTATACTAGCGTATCCATGGCTATGGTCCCTTATCCTCAGCTTCTATAGATGGAGTCCTCTTTTAATGACTCATCCTATTTGGCGCGGGTTTGGCAACTTCATAGATGTCTTAAAGGATCCAGCCTTCGTAAATGCTGTTCGCAATTCGCTTATTTTGGTTGGCGTGAGCGTGCCCGCCCAATTTGCCGTGGGTTTCTTTCTAGCTTACCTCTTAAGTCAAGAGATCAAAGGCCGAAGCATTTTCTTAGCCATGCTAACCCTTCCAATGATGATCACTCCATCGATCATAGGTCTAATGTGGAAGATGCTCCTTAGCAGTGAGTGGGGGCTTGTGAATTACTTCCTTGAAATCTTGGGATTGGGGAAGGTAGGCTGGCTTTCTGATCCTTCTGTAACGATGTGGACGATAATTATGGTTCACATATGGGAGTCTACCCCTTTTGTTATACTTACGATGTTTGCTGGCCTGCAGAGTCTTCCCAAGGAACCCTATGAGGCGGCTGTAGTTGATGGAGCAAACACATGGCAGAGTCTAATCCATATAACGATTCCCTATTTACGACCATTAATTATAGTCGTGTTTCTATTCCGTATGATGTTCGCCCTTCGAACCTTTGATATTGTCTATTCACTTTTCCGTTCCGGCGGGCCTGCAAATGCCGGAATGGTACTTGGCGTCTATCTTTACGAAAGCTTCCGTATCACCTGGGAGATCGGTCGGTCATCGGCTATTTCTTATATACTCTTGTTTTTCACGATCATCCTAACGATCAGCTTTACTACACGAATGTATAGGGGGCTTGAGGAATGA